A region from the Acidobacteriota bacterium genome encodes:
- a CDS encoding histone deacetylase: MPIAIVTSDRCALHQPPPGHPERPERHDVMSVVAEQWRNRGAQVIEPDGATREQLERVHLPAYLDQLEATAGQAVMLDPDTFTSPESWEVATVAAGAALKAVDTVLDGTVTRAAALVRPPGHHAEPSRAMGFCLLNNVAIAAAEALARGVDRVAIVDFDVHHGNGTQRAFLADPRVLFVSIHQWPYYPGSGHESEVGAGDGTGYTVNVPMDAGATDEDYDSVMRRVVVPIVTRFNPGLMLVSAGYDAHELDPLGGMRMTDAGYARLMRHLVAIADQSSLGRLVMVTEGGYHLPALAASLDASLRVLSGDADRPADGTARADAARSVRGDAAVERVRTAQCRYWRGL; this comes from the coding sequence ATGCCGATCGCGATCGTCACGTCTGATCGCTGCGCGCTCCATCAGCCGCCGCCGGGACACCCGGAGCGACCCGAGCGCCACGACGTCATGTCGGTCGTGGCAGAACAGTGGCGCAACCGGGGTGCGCAGGTGATCGAGCCGGACGGGGCGACGCGTGAACAGCTGGAAAGGGTCCACCTCCCGGCGTACCTCGACCAGCTCGAGGCGACGGCAGGGCAGGCGGTGATGCTGGATCCTGACACCTTTACTTCCCCCGAATCGTGGGAAGTCGCCACCGTGGCCGCCGGCGCCGCGCTCAAGGCCGTCGACACCGTGCTCGACGGAACAGTCACCCGAGCGGCTGCCCTGGTTCGTCCACCTGGTCACCACGCTGAGCCGTCTCGCGCGATGGGATTCTGCCTGCTGAACAACGTGGCGATTGCCGCAGCCGAGGCGCTCGCACGCGGCGTCGATCGAGTCGCGATCGTCGATTTCGACGTGCATCACGGCAACGGAACCCAGCGCGCGTTCCTCGCGGACCCGCGGGTCTTGTTCGTCTCCATCCACCAGTGGCCGTATTACCCGGGTTCGGGACACGAGTCCGAGGTTGGCGCCGGTGACGGCACGGGCTACACGGTGAACGTCCCGATGGACGCCGGTGCCACCGACGAGGATTACGACAGCGTCATGCGCCGGGTCGTCGTGCCGATCGTGACGCGGTTCAATCCCGGCCTGATGCTGGTCTCGGCCGGCTATGACGCGCATGAACTGGACCCGCTCGGGGGCATGCGCATGACGGACGCGGGCTACGCACGCCTGATGCGTCATCTCGTTGCCATCGCGGACCAGTCGTCCCTGGGCCGGCTCGTGATGGTGACCGAGGGCGGGTATCATCTCCCCGCGCTGGCGGCGTCGCTGGACGCGTCGCTTCGCGTACTCAGCGGGGACGCCGATCGGCCAGCCGACGGCACGGCCCGGGCCGACGCCGCGCGTTCGGTTCGCGGTGACGCGGCCGTCGAACGGGTGCGCACGGCGCAGTGCCGATACTGGCGTGGACTATAA
- a CDS encoding lysophospholipid acyltransferase family protein produces the protein MNEPSWQGSRLKRAQVAAIAAVGYPLIAMLGRTFRWRVSGLEHLDAVVSSGRQPILCLWHGRILPGTVFLKRRGIVVITSQNFDGEWIARIIQRFGFGVVRGSSSRNAAGALRQMVREMRAGHPTAFTIDGPRGPAGIAKAGAVWLAMASGCPVVPFHIEAERFWTLRSWDQAQIPKPFSRVAFVVGEPLDVPRELDEAGIELHRQQLETRLTALRDRARALAGKEP, from the coding sequence GTGAACGAACCTTCCTGGCAGGGCTCCCGTCTCAAGCGCGCCCAGGTCGCGGCGATCGCCGCCGTCGGATATCCCCTTATCGCGATGCTCGGCAGGACGTTCCGCTGGCGGGTGAGTGGACTCGAACACCTCGATGCGGTGGTCTCTTCCGGCCGCCAGCCCATTCTATGTCTGTGGCACGGCCGAATCCTGCCCGGGACGGTCTTTCTGAAACGGCGGGGCATTGTCGTCATCACCAGCCAGAACTTCGATGGCGAGTGGATTGCGCGCATCATCCAGCGCTTCGGATTCGGTGTCGTGCGCGGGTCGAGTTCGCGCAACGCGGCCGGCGCGCTGCGGCAGATGGTCCGCGAAATGAGGGCTGGCCATCCAACCGCCTTCACCATTGATGGACCGCGGGGACCGGCCGGGATCGCCAAGGCCGGCGCCGTGTGGCTCGCGATGGCGAGCGGCTGCCCGGTCGTCCCGTTCCACATCGAAGCCGAACGTTTCTGGACGCTCCGCAGCTGGGACCAGGCACAGATTCCCAAGCCGTTCAGCCGCGTCGCCTTCGTCGTCGGCGAACCGCTCGACGTGCCCAGGGAACTCGACGAGGCCGGAATCGAACTTCACCGGCAACAACTCGAGACCCGGCTGACGGCGTTGCGCGACCGGGCGAGAGCCCTGGCCGGGAAGGAGCCGTGA